Proteins from a single region of Abyssalbus ytuae:
- the carA gene encoding glutamine-hydrolyzing carbamoyl-phosphate synthase small subunit: protein MKYQSKKKALILLADGTIFYGKSVGNKEGSAFGEVCFNTGMTGYQEIFTDPSYFGQLMITTNAHIGNYGVNEGESESNSVKIAGLICKNFSYTHSRPASDDSLEKFLEKNDLFAISDVDTRALVSYIRDHGAMNAVISTDIDNIEGLKAQLSNVPDMNGLELASKVSVKEPYFFGDENAEIKVAALDLGIKKNILRNLAKRGVYVKVYPYNATFEEMSAWNPDGYFLSNGPGDPEPLHSAIELSKIITDKNLPLFGICLGHQILALSQGISTYKMYNGHRGINHPVINHITGKGEITSQNHGFAVNREKAESHSDIEITHSHLNDDTIMGIKVKSKNAFSVQYHPEAGPGPNDATYLFDQFIQNIKQHKLQTV, encoded by the coding sequence ATGAAATACCAATCCAAGAAAAAAGCCCTTATTCTTCTAGCTGATGGTACAATTTTTTACGGAAAATCTGTGGGTAATAAAGAAGGAAGTGCTTTTGGAGAAGTTTGCTTTAATACCGGTATGACCGGTTATCAGGAAATTTTTACAGACCCTTCCTATTTTGGCCAGCTAATGATAACTACCAATGCCCATATAGGAAATTATGGGGTTAACGAAGGAGAGTCTGAATCGAACTCAGTAAAAATAGCCGGGTTAATATGTAAAAATTTTAGTTACACTCACTCAAGGCCTGCCTCTGATGATTCCTTAGAAAAGTTTCTTGAAAAAAATGATCTCTTTGCCATTTCAGATGTGGATACCAGAGCATTGGTTAGTTACATTCGTGACCATGGTGCCATGAACGCAGTAATATCAACCGATATAGATAATATTGAAGGATTGAAAGCGCAGCTGTCAAATGTTCCTGATATGAACGGCCTCGAACTTGCCTCTAAGGTGTCAGTTAAAGAACCCTATTTTTTTGGTGATGAAAATGCAGAAATTAAGGTAGCAGCTTTAGACCTGGGCATTAAAAAGAATATTCTTCGAAATTTAGCAAAAAGGGGAGTTTACGTTAAAGTATATCCTTATAATGCTACTTTTGAAGAAATGTCAGCATGGAATCCTGACGGTTATTTTTTATCCAACGGACCCGGTGACCCCGAACCATTACATTCGGCAATAGAACTGTCTAAAATTATTACAGATAAAAACCTGCCATTATTTGGGATTTGTTTAGGCCACCAAATATTAGCATTATCTCAGGGAATTTCAACCTATAAAATGTATAACGGTCATAGGGGTATCAATCACCCTGTGATAAATCATATAACCGGAAAAGGTGAAATTACCTCTCAAAATCATGGTTTTGCTGTTAACAGGGAAAAAGCAGAAAGCCATAGCGATATCGAAATTACTCATTCTCATTTAAATGATGATACTATAATGGGGATTAAAGTAAAAAGTAAGAATGCTTTTTCGGTGCAATACCACCCTGAGGCAGGACCCGGGCCAAATGATGCCACTTATTTATTCGATCAGTTTATACAAAATATTAAACAACATAAATTACAAACAGTATGA
- the eno gene encoding phosphopyruvate hydratase encodes MSIIISVHARQILDSRGNPTVEVDVVTETGTLGRAAVPSGASTGEHEAVELRDGGKAYVGKGVLKAVENVNNIIAEEVIGLSVFEQNQIDQLMIDLDGTANKSKLGANAILGVSLAVAKAAANELAMPLYRYVGGVSANTLPVPMMNIINGGSHSDAPIAFQEFMIMPVKAKNFTHAMQMGTEIFHNLKKVLHDRGLSTAVGDEGGFAPTLDGTEDALDTIAKAVEKAGYKMGSEVMIALDCASAEFYENGKYDYTKFEGEKGAVRTSEEQAQYLADLCAKYPIISIEDGMDENDWEGWKLLTEKVGGRVQLVGDDLFVTNVERLSQGIEKGIANSILIKVNQIGTLTETIAAVNMAKNAGYTSVMSHRSGETEDNTIADLAVALNTGQIKTGSASRSDRMAKYNQLLRIEEELGEVAYYPQEKAFKVK; translated from the coding sequence ATGAGCATAATCATAAGCGTGCATGCACGCCAGATTTTAGATTCAAGAGGAAACCCAACCGTAGAGGTTGATGTAGTAACCGAAACCGGAACATTAGGAAGAGCTGCCGTACCATCAGGCGCTTCTACAGGAGAACACGAAGCTGTAGAACTTAGAGATGGTGGAAAAGCTTATGTGGGGAAAGGAGTGTTAAAAGCAGTAGAAAACGTAAACAATATTATTGCTGAAGAAGTAATAGGATTGTCTGTTTTTGAACAAAATCAAATCGATCAGCTTATGATTGATTTAGATGGAACTGCCAATAAATCCAAATTAGGAGCAAATGCTATTTTGGGTGTATCCCTGGCTGTAGCCAAAGCCGCAGCTAATGAGTTAGCAATGCCATTATACCGCTATGTAGGTGGGGTAAGTGCAAACACGTTACCAGTACCTATGATGAATATCATTAACGGTGGTTCGCATTCTGATGCTCCAATTGCTTTTCAGGAATTTATGATCATGCCTGTAAAAGCGAAAAATTTCACCCATGCAATGCAAATGGGCACAGAAATATTCCATAATCTTAAAAAAGTATTACATGACAGAGGGCTAAGTACTGCTGTGGGAGATGAAGGAGGATTTGCGCCAACTTTAGACGGGACGGAAGATGCTTTGGACACTATTGCTAAAGCTGTAGAAAAGGCCGGTTATAAAATGGGAAGTGAAGTTATGATAGCCCTTGATTGTGCTTCGGCAGAATTTTATGAAAACGGTAAATACGATTATACCAAGTTTGAAGGAGAGAAAGGAGCGGTCAGAACTTCTGAAGAACAGGCTCAGTATTTAGCTGATTTATGTGCTAAATACCCTATAATTTCTATTGAAGACGGTATGGATGAGAACGACTGGGAAGGATGGAAGTTGCTTACTGAAAAGGTGGGCGGAAGAGTACAGTTGGTTGGAGATGACCTTTTTGTAACAAATGTAGAACGTCTTTCACAGGGTATTGAAAAAGGAATTGCTAATTCTATTCTTATTAAGGTAAACCAGATTGGTACTTTAACTGAGACCATTGCAGCTGTAAACATGGCAAAAAATGCCGGATACACATCCGTAATGTCTCACCGTTCCGGTGAAACGGAAGATAATACCATTGCCGATCTTGCCGTGGCTTTAAATACAGGACAAATAAAAACAGGTTCTGCTTCACGAAGTGACCGTATGGCAAAATATAACCAATTATTAAGAATTGAGGAAGAATTAGGAGAGGTAGCATACTATCCTCAGGAAAAAGCCTTTAAGGTTAAATAA